One genomic segment of Fusobacterium nucleatum includes these proteins:
- a CDS encoding toxin-antitoxin system YwqK family antitoxin: MRKKFKMLLLAIGALTLFSACSSIYTDEERTARGMMMVLSKTTNSTTSFEKRWKTTNKAAIVDSFKNGERDGEFKRYYLNGNLLMRYYFEAGNVEGPWEDYYPNGKLLMSGQMKANKEVGNWKYYDENGNLLGETPYNQIPKAIRDAKEKNIDQFWKDIKSGK; the protein is encoded by the coding sequence ATGAGAAAAAAATTTAAAATGTTATTATTAGCTATTGGAGCATTAACTTTATTTTCTGCATGTTCATCTATCTATACTGACGAAGAAAGAACTGCTAGAGGTATGATGATGGTTTTATCAAAAACTACTAATTCAACTACTTCTTTTGAAAAAAGATGGAAAACAACTAATAAGGCTGCGATTGTAGATAGCTTTAAAAATGGTGAAAGAGATGGAGAGTTTAAAAGATATTATTTAAATGGAAATCTTCTTATGAGATACTATTTTGAAGCAGGAAATGTTGAAGGTCCTTGGGAAGATTACTATCCAAATGGAAAACTACTGATGAGTGGACAAATGAAAGCAAATAAGGAAGTGGGAAATTGGAAGTACTATGATGAAAATGGAAACCTACTTGGAGAAACTCCTTATAATCAAATTCCAAAAGCAATAAGAGATGCCAAAGAAAAAAATATAGATCAATTTTGGAAAGATATTAAAAGTGGAAAATAA
- a CDS encoding DUF1643 domain-containing protein yields MKNKLEIDPTILKIKKIVESNNYDGWIMLNLYAQVTPEPNELHKNEDFDIYLHKKNINIIKEILKNYPNADILACWGNLINKRDYLKKVCLKEIFEVTKNRWVHIESLTKKGNPRHPLYASIDANLEIFNIENYIENL; encoded by the coding sequence ATGAAAAATAAATTAGAAATTGATCCTACTATTCTAAAAATAAAAAAAATTGTTGAAAGCAATAATTATGATGGTTGGATAATGTTAAATTTATATGCACAAGTCACACCTGAACCTAATGAACTTCATAAAAATGAAGATTTTGATATTTATTTACATAAAAAAAATATTAATATAATTAAAGAAATATTAAAAAATTATCCTAATGCTGATATATTAGCTTGTTGGGGAAATTTAATAAACAAAAGAGATTATTTAAAAAAAGTATGTTTAAAAGAAATTTTTGAAGTTACTAAAAATAGATGGGTTCATATAGAAAGTTTAACTAAAAAAGGAAATCCTAGACATCCATTATATGCTAGCATTGATGCAAATTTAGAAATTTTTAATATTGAAAACTATATAGAAAATTTATAA
- a CDS encoding serine dehydratase subunit alpha family protein, with translation METKIEKVLKILEEEIVAAEGCTEPIALSYAAAKARRILGTVPNKVDVFLSGNIIKNVKSVTIPNSEGMIGIEPAIAMGLIAGDDKKELMVISDTTHEQVKEVRDFLDKKIIKTHVYPGDIKLYIRLEISNGEDNVLLEIKHTHTNVTRILKNDKVLLSQICNDGDFNSSLTDRKVLSVKYIYDLAKTIDIDLIKPIFQKVINYNSAIAEEGLKGKYGVNIGKMILDNIEKGIYGNDVRNKAASYASAGSDARMSGCALPVMTTSGSGNQGMTASLPVIKFVAEKNLSEEELIRGLFVSHLITIHVKTNVGRLSAYCGAICASSGVAAALTFLHGGSFEMVCDAITNILGNLSGVICDGAKASCAMKISSGIYSAFDATMLALNKDVLKSGDGIVGVDIEETIRNVGELAQCGMKGTDETILGIMTK, from the coding sequence ATGGAAACTAAAATTGAAAAAGTCCTTAAAATTCTTGAAGAAGAAATTGTGGCAGCAGAAGGTTGTACAGAACCAATAGCACTATCATATGCAGCTGCAAAAGCAAGAAGAATTTTAGGAACTGTTCCAAATAAAGTTGATGTTTTCTTATCAGGAAATATAATAAAAAATGTAAAAAGTGTTACTATTCCTAATAGTGAGGGAATGATTGGAATAGAACCTGCTATTGCAATGGGTTTGATAGCTGGTGATGATAAAAAAGAACTTATGGTTATAAGTGACACTACACATGAACAAGTAAAAGAAGTAAGAGATTTTTTAGATAAAAAAATTATAAAAACTCATGTTTATCCAGGAGATATAAAATTATATATAAGATTAGAAATTTCAAATGGAGAAGATAATGTACTTTTAGAAATAAAACATACACATACTAATGTAACTAGAATTTTAAAAAATGATAAAGTTTTATTAAGTCAAATTTGTAATGATGGGGATTTCAATTCATCTCTTACTGATAGAAAAGTTTTAAGTGTGAAATATATTTATGATTTGGCTAAAACAATAGATATTGATTTGATAAAACCAATTTTTCAAAAAGTAATTAACTATAATTCAGCAATAGCAGAAGAAGGTTTAAAAGGAAAATATGGAGTAAATATTGGAAAAATGATACTTGATAACATTGAAAAAGGTATCTATGGTAATGATGTAAGAAACAAGGCAGCTAGTTATGCTAGTGCTGGTAGTGATGCTAGAATGAGTGGTTGTGCTTTACCTGTTATGACAACAAGTGGAAGTGGAAACCAAGGTATGACAGCTTCTTTACCTGTAATTAAATTTGTTGCTGAAAAAAATTTATCAGAAGAAGAATTAATAAGGGGTCTATTTGTTTCACATCTTATAACTATTCATGTTAAAACAAATGTTGGTAGACTTTCTGCTTATTGTGGAGCTATATGTGCTTCTTCTGGTGTTGCTGCAGCTCTTACATTCTTACATGGTGGAAGTTTTGAAATGGTTTGTGATGCAATAACTAATATCTTAGGTAATCTATCAGGTGTTATTTGTGATGGTGCTAAGGCTTCATGTGCAATGAAAATATCCTCTGGGATTTACTCTGCTTTTGATGCAACTATGCTTGCTTTAAATAAAGATGTATTAAAATCTGGTGATGGAATAGTTGGAGTAGATATTGAAGAAACAATAAGAAATGTTGGAGAACTTGCTCAATGTGGTATGAAAGGTACTGATGAAACTATATTGGGAATTATGACTAAATAA